CCGCCGCGATCAAAAGTATATCTGCAACCGCAGCCCATACACAATCGCCACATCCCGATTCTGAAACCCCGCCCCGGGGTTGACGATTACCTGCAGGTCCGGCGTCAGCCGCACGCCCGGCCGAAGCTCCATGTTGTAGAACATCTCCACCCCCTGCTCCGAATGTACGTGCAGCACGTCCGGCAGATAGTCGCTCATGTCCGACCGGTAATATCCGATCCCGTAGTTGTCGTTGTCCCGCTCGGGAATCCCGCCTCGGCCCATCCACCCGAGGCTGTAGAACCGCTCAATCGGATTGCTCTTGCCCGTCGAAAGCCCCAGCCGTCCGTAGAACCCCCACCCCTGACGCGGGTCCTCCGCCTCCTGATGCACGTACTGCTCAAACCGGTAGTACACCACCCAGTCATGGTAACTGTCCCGATAGCTGCTGAAAAACGGCGGAATCCCCCGCTTGCGGGCCAGGTCCAACGCCCCGCACCAGAATGCCGGATCGAGAAACTCCTTCAAGCCCGGAAACCCCGAATCGCAATCCGGCCGGTCTTGCATCAACCGGTACGGCCGCGACCGCCACGCGTACCCGAACGTCTGATGGCCCGGCCGCCCCCACGGGGCCACCTTCACGTCCAACTCCTGACCCACCGTGAACCAGTCCCGACCGTTGAACAAAGCCGAAAACCCCGTCGTCTTCGCCGTATCCGCCGGGTCGTTGTCCAGAATTCCCGTCATCAACCGCACCCGATCGTTCGGCAGCCAGATCCCCGCCAGCACCATCGTCGTGTGCGGAATGAACGGGTTCAAAGCCGGCTGCGTCCGCATCCCCGCACCCAGAAACTGGTCCCGCTCCAGACTGCCCAACAGCATGTTGTCCGACCCGTTGAGAATGTCCACCTTGCCCGCCACCACCACGAACTTCTCCGACAAGGCCTGGGCCAGGTAGTACTCCGACAGCGTCACCTGCCCCGCCTCCTCGACCATCGGAACCACCGCCGCAAAGTTCACCGGCGACAATGTTCCAGCCCGGCAGTTGAGGCTCCGCCCGAACTGCATCCCGCCCCGCAGCGATACAAAGCCCCCCTCCCACAAGCCCATCCGGGCAAAATCCAGCCGCACCCGCACCTCCGGCGCCCCAAAATATGACAGCCCGCTGTTAGTGTCCAATCCCCCGTGCGCGTTGCCCTGCAGGAACTGGGCGATGCTCCCATCCACAATGATACCCTCGTCCGCGAGTTCCTGCCGCCCCTTGAGCCACGCCCCCGTCAACGTCGTCGCCCGATAGTCCGGCACCTCATCGATCAGCGACCGCAACTCCCCGTGGCGGTGCGTGCCCCACGTGTACTCCGGCGGCGGGTCGGACTGCCCCCACAACAAGCACGCCCTCCCCAGCACCACAAGCAGCGTCAGAAGATAGGAAACGCGATAGCCCATTCAACCTTCATCTAATATCGGCGGGCTCCATACTACCAGATCGCGTCCATCCTGTCACGCACTACTCGCAATGCTCGGCCGCTCAAAGGGCCGCCACCGTGAGCAGACGCGCTACTCACTCCGTCCAAAACGCGTACAAGGCGGCGTTCCGAAGCTGGAACCGCAACCGAACCGCCTTGCCCGCCAACGCCGACAGGTCTCTGGCCCCCTTCCACCCGCACCGAAGGCGAACCGCGTCCTTCTTGACGGCTCGGCAGTTATCAGCGGTAAACGGCTCAACCACCCGCCCGCGCGAGTCGAGCACCTCGACCCGCAGCTCGCCATCAGAGGCATTGGCATTCAGGAAGAGCTGCTGCCCCTCCAGCCGAAGCGGCCTCGTGACGATCTGGCCGC
This is a stretch of genomic DNA from Phycisphaerae bacterium. It encodes these proteins:
- a CDS encoding carbohydrate porin, translated to MGYRVSYLLTLLVVLGRACLLWGQSDPPPEYTWGTHRHGELRSLIDEVPDYRATTLTGAWLKGRQELADEGIIVDGSIAQFLQGNAHGGLDTNSGLSYFGAPEVRVRLDFARMGLWEGGFVSLRGGMQFGRSLNCRAGTLSPVNFAAVVPMVEEAGQVTLSEYYLAQALSEKFVVVAGKVDILNGSDNMLLGSLERDQFLGAGMRTQPALNPFIPHTTMVLAGIWLPNDRVRLMTGILDNDPADTAKTTGFSALFNGRDWFTVGQELDVKVAPWGRPGHQTFGYAWRSRPYRLMQDRPDCDSGFPGLKEFLDPAFWCGALDLARKRGIPPFFSSYRDSYHDWVVYYRFEQYVHQEAEDPRQGWGFYGRLGLSTGKSNPIERFYSLGWMGRGGIPERDNDNYGIGYYRSDMSDYLPDVLHVHSEQGVEMFYNMELRPGVRLTPDLQVIVNPGAGFQNRDVAIVYGLRLQIYF